The Streptomyces sp. HUAS CB01 genome has a segment encoding these proteins:
- the atzF gene encoding allophanate hydrolase produces the protein MSGALERVRAAYARIARADRPEVWIDLRPQEDAEAEAASIDARTAAGERLPLAGTVLAVKGNIDVAGLPTTAGCPSYAYRPEADAPAVARLRAAGSVVLGSTNLDQFATGLVGTRSPYGAVRNAVDPAYVSGGSSSGSAVAVALGLVDLALGTDTAGSGRVPAAFNGVVGLKPTHGLVPTDGVVPACASLDCVTVFARTLPEAESALSFMAAPVEPAAAPPRRPGPWRIAVPDAPQLGEMDGGWAEAFEAAAARLADAGAELLSVDLEPFTEAAAMLYDGAFVAERYSAVGAFVDEHAGDPGLDPTVAGIVSGARDVPAHRLYADRERLAALRARALASLGEADALLLPTTPGHPTVAEVAADPLGANARLGRFTNSTNLFGLAAAAVPAGEVTGRPFGVMLVGPAHTDERLARITGLLTAPPLHLAVVGAHLSGQPLNGQLLALGGRFVRTTATAPAYQLYVLDTTPPKPGLVRVREGGAAIEAEVWRLPAEGLGALVAALPRPMALGCVELADGTSVPGFLCEPEALDGAREITAHGGWRAALAAQLLGVGGHDHPTDCRADWSARATKHLA, from the coding sequence ATGAGCGGCGCGCTGGAACGCGTGCGGGCCGCGTACGCCCGCATCGCCCGAGCGGACCGGCCCGAGGTGTGGATCGACCTCCGTCCCCAGGAGGACGCGGAGGCGGAGGCCGCCTCGATCGACGCGCGGACCGCCGCCGGGGAGCGTCTGCCCCTGGCCGGAACGGTCCTCGCCGTGAAGGGCAACATCGACGTCGCGGGACTCCCGACCACCGCGGGCTGCCCCTCGTACGCGTACCGGCCCGAGGCCGACGCGCCGGCGGTGGCACGCCTGCGGGCGGCCGGCTCCGTGGTCCTCGGCAGCACCAACCTGGACCAGTTCGCGACGGGTCTGGTCGGCACGCGCAGCCCGTACGGAGCGGTCCGCAACGCCGTCGACCCGGCGTACGTGTCGGGCGGGTCCTCCTCCGGTTCGGCGGTCGCGGTCGCCCTCGGCCTCGTGGACCTCGCCCTCGGCACGGACACGGCGGGTTCCGGCCGGGTCCCGGCCGCCTTCAACGGCGTCGTCGGCCTCAAGCCGACCCACGGCCTCGTCCCCACCGACGGCGTCGTCCCCGCCTGCGCGTCGCTCGACTGCGTCACGGTCTTCGCCCGTACCCTCCCCGAGGCCGAGAGCGCCCTGTCCTTCATGGCGGCGCCGGTGGAACCCGCCGCCGCGCCGCCGCGGCGCCCGGGGCCGTGGCGGATCGCGGTCCCCGACGCCCCGCAGCTCGGCGAGATGGACGGGGGCTGGGCGGAGGCGTTCGAGGCGGCCGCCGCCCGGCTGGCAGACGCGGGCGCGGAGCTCCTGTCCGTGGACCTGGAGCCCTTCACCGAAGCGGCGGCCATGCTGTACGACGGGGCGTTCGTCGCCGAGCGCTACTCGGCCGTCGGCGCCTTCGTCGACGAACACGCGGGCGACCCGGGCCTCGATCCGACGGTGGCCGGGATCGTCTCCGGGGCACGCGACGTCCCGGCCCATCGCCTGTACGCGGACCGGGAGAGGCTCGCCGCCCTCCGGGCCCGCGCGCTGGCCTCCCTCGGCGAAGCGGACGCGCTGCTCCTGCCGACCACACCCGGGCACCCGACCGTCGCGGAGGTCGCGGCCGACCCTCTGGGCGCGAACGCCCGGCTGGGACGCTTCACCAACTCCACGAACCTGTTCGGCCTCGCGGCGGCCGCCGTCCCGGCGGGCGAGGTGACGGGTCGGCCGTTCGGCGTCATGCTGGTCGGGCCGGCCCACACCGACGAACGCCTCGCCCGGATCACCGGGCTGCTCACGGCTCCGCCCCTGCACCTGGCGGTGGTGGGAGCGCACCTCTCCGGGCAGCCCCTCAACGGACAGCTGCTCGCCCTCGGCGGCCGGTTCGTCCGCACGACGGCGACGGCGCCCGCGTACCAGCTGTACGTGCTGGACACGACGCCCCCGAAGCCCGGTCTGGTCCGGGTCCGCGAAGGCGGCGCGGCGATCGAGGCCGAGGTGTGGCGGCTCCCCGCCGAGGGGCTGGGCGCGCTGGTCGCCGCCCTCCCCCGCCCGATGGCCCTCGGCTGCGTGGAACTCGCGGACGGCACCTCCGTACCCGGCTTCCTCTGCGAGCCCGAGGCCCTCGACGGCGCCCGTGAGATCACCGCGCACGGCGGCTGGCGCGCGGCGCTCGCCGCCCAGCTCCTCGGCGTAGGCGGGCACGACCACCCGACAGATTGCCGCGCGGACTGGTCGGCCAGAGCGACGAAACACCTTGCATGA
- the uca gene encoding urea carboxylase: protein MTFDTLLVSNRGEIAARIIRTARTLGLRTVAVYSDPDRGTEHVRLADEAVRLGPAPAKESYLDADQVLKAAKDTGAGAIHPGYGFLSEDAAFARRCADAGIVFVGPTPEQLELFGAKHTARAAAEAAGVPLAPGTGLLPDVTAALAAADEIGYPVMLKATGGGGGIGMQACHGPAGLADAWDRVQRVAAASFSSAGVFLERLVERARHVEVQVFGDGMGKVVAFGDRDCSLQRRNQKVLEEAPAPGLPDHVRHRLAEAARNLCASVDYRSAGTVEFVYDAAHEEAYFLEANTRLQVEHPVTEAIYGVDLVAWMLRLAQGDTAVVTEPPPPRGHAVEARLYAEDPSRDHRPSAGLLTRVAFPEDVRVDAWVETGTEVTTSYDPMLAKVIAHGSDRAEALDRLDAALASTRVDGIETNLGLVRAALRDSGVRTATHSTATLATVTDPTPRVEVVAAGTLTTVQDWPGRTGYWQVGVPPGGPMDDLSFRLGNTALGNDEGAPGLECTLQGPSLRFTHPTTVCVTGAPARVTVDGAAVPQWEPVTVAAGQTLAVDAPTGHGLRTYVLFAGGLDVPEFLGSAATFTLGRFGGHGGRALRPGDVLHGGEARTDTSVVPLDDRPAFGADWHIGAVEGPHAAPEFFTEDDVRDFYAADWKVHFNSARTGVRLVGPKPRWARADGGEAGLHPSNIHDTPYSVGAVDYTGDMPVLLGPDGPSLGGFVCPATVVTGQRWKLGQLRPGDTVHFVPVTPETAAVLRRTPAVAPRADRPPNVDGGVLARLEETGARPTVTYRRSGDDNLLVEYGPMQLDLALRMRVHALAEALAARRLPGVLDLTPGIRSLQIQTDPDVLPQRDLLDVVLRVEEELPATDDLVVPSRIVHLPLSWDDPATREAIDRYVAGVRDDAPWCPSNIEFIRRVNGLDTVDDVFRTVFDAEYLVLGLGDVYLGAPVATPLDPRHRLVTTKYNPARTWTAANSVGIGGAYLCIYGMEGPGGYQFVGRTTQVWSPWRQRGAFEAGRPWLMRFFDRIKWYPVGADELLELRADIVSGRFVPRTEEGTFSLSAYRDFLDANAVPIAAFRARQSAAFQAERDAWETAGEFARAEAAAETVPSTGEVEVPEGGRLVEADFTACVWQVNVEVGDRVSAGQQLVALEAMKMESPVTAPAEGVVAEILIRPGSQVEAGTALVVLAPVVTVEVTA from the coding sequence ATGACCTTCGACACCCTGCTGGTCTCCAACCGCGGCGAGATCGCCGCCCGGATCATCCGCACCGCCCGGACGCTCGGGCTGCGGACCGTCGCGGTGTACTCCGACCCCGACCGGGGCACCGAGCACGTCCGCCTGGCCGACGAGGCCGTCCGGCTCGGCCCCGCCCCGGCCAAGGAGTCGTACCTCGACGCCGATCAGGTGCTGAAGGCAGCCAAGGACACCGGCGCCGGCGCGATCCACCCCGGCTACGGCTTCCTGTCCGAGGACGCCGCCTTCGCGCGCCGCTGCGCCGACGCCGGCATCGTCTTCGTCGGCCCCACCCCCGAACAGCTGGAGCTCTTCGGCGCCAAGCACACCGCCAGGGCCGCCGCCGAGGCCGCGGGCGTCCCGCTCGCCCCCGGCACCGGACTCCTCCCCGACGTGACCGCGGCGCTCGCCGCCGCCGACGAGATCGGCTATCCGGTGATGCTCAAGGCGACCGGTGGCGGCGGCGGCATCGGCATGCAGGCGTGCCACGGACCCGCCGGCCTCGCCGACGCCTGGGACCGGGTGCAGCGGGTCGCCGCCGCCTCCTTCTCCTCCGCCGGGGTCTTCCTGGAGCGCCTCGTGGAGCGGGCCCGCCACGTCGAGGTGCAGGTCTTCGGCGACGGGATGGGCAAGGTCGTCGCCTTCGGCGACCGCGACTGCTCGCTCCAGCGCCGCAACCAGAAGGTCCTGGAGGAGGCCCCCGCCCCCGGCCTCCCGGACCACGTCCGGCACCGGCTCGCCGAGGCAGCCCGGAACCTGTGCGCGTCGGTGGACTACCGCTCCGCCGGCACGGTCGAGTTCGTGTACGACGCCGCCCACGAGGAGGCGTACTTCCTGGAGGCCAACACCCGCCTCCAGGTCGAGCACCCGGTCACCGAGGCGATCTACGGCGTCGACCTCGTCGCCTGGATGCTGCGCCTCGCGCAGGGCGACACCGCCGTCGTCACCGAGCCCCCGCCGCCCCGGGGACACGCCGTCGAGGCCCGGCTGTACGCGGAGGACCCCTCGCGCGACCACCGCCCCAGCGCCGGCCTGCTGACCCGCGTCGCCTTCCCGGAGGACGTCCGCGTGGACGCCTGGGTGGAGACCGGCACCGAGGTCACCACCTCCTACGACCCCATGCTCGCCAAGGTGATCGCGCACGGCTCCGACCGGGCCGAGGCCCTCGACCGGCTCGACGCGGCGCTCGCCTCGACCCGCGTCGACGGCATCGAGACCAATCTGGGTCTGGTGCGCGCGGCCCTCCGGGACTCCGGCGTCCGCACGGCGACGCACTCCACCGCCACGCTGGCCACGGTCACCGACCCGACCCCGCGCGTCGAGGTCGTCGCGGCCGGCACCCTGACGACCGTCCAGGACTGGCCGGGCCGCACCGGCTACTGGCAGGTCGGCGTCCCTCCGGGCGGGCCGATGGACGACCTGTCCTTCCGGCTCGGCAACACCGCCCTCGGCAACGACGAGGGCGCCCCCGGTCTGGAGTGCACCCTCCAGGGCCCCTCCCTGCGGTTCACCCACCCCACCACCGTCTGCGTCACCGGCGCCCCGGCCCGGGTGACGGTCGACGGCGCCGCCGTGCCGCAGTGGGAGCCGGTCACCGTCGCCGCCGGGCAGACCCTCGCCGTCGACGCGCCCACCGGACACGGCCTGCGCACCTACGTCCTGTTCGCGGGCGGTCTGGACGTGCCGGAGTTCCTGGGCAGCGCCGCCACCTTCACCCTCGGCCGGTTCGGCGGGCACGGCGGCCGCGCCCTGCGCCCCGGCGACGTCCTGCACGGCGGCGAAGCCCGTACGGACACCTCCGTCGTCCCCCTCGACGACCGGCCGGCCTTCGGTGCGGACTGGCACATCGGCGCGGTCGAGGGACCGCACGCCGCCCCCGAGTTCTTCACCGAGGACGACGTACGCGACTTCTACGCGGCGGACTGGAAGGTCCACTTCAACTCGGCCCGCACCGGCGTCCGCCTCGTCGGCCCCAAGCCGCGCTGGGCCCGCGCGGACGGCGGCGAGGCGGGCCTGCACCCCTCCAACATCCACGACACCCCGTACTCCGTCGGCGCAGTCGACTACACCGGCGACATGCCGGTCCTCCTCGGCCCTGACGGCCCCTCCCTCGGCGGGTTCGTCTGCCCGGCGACGGTGGTCACCGGGCAGCGTTGGAAGCTCGGCCAGCTCCGCCCCGGCGACACGGTCCACTTCGTGCCGGTGACCCCGGAGACGGCCGCCGTACTGCGCCGCACCCCGGCGGTCGCGCCCCGTGCCGACCGCCCGCCGAACGTCGACGGAGGCGTCCTCGCACGCCTGGAGGAGACCGGGGCCCGGCCGACGGTCACGTACCGGCGCAGCGGCGACGACAACCTCCTGGTCGAGTACGGGCCGATGCAGCTCGACCTGGCGCTGCGGATGCGCGTCCACGCGCTCGCGGAGGCGCTGGCCGCACGCCGGCTCCCCGGCGTCCTCGACCTCACCCCGGGCATCCGCTCGCTCCAGATCCAGACCGACCCGGACGTGCTGCCGCAGCGCGACCTGCTCGACGTCGTGCTGCGCGTGGAGGAGGAACTGCCCGCCACCGACGACCTGGTGGTGCCCAGCCGGATCGTGCACCTGCCGCTGTCCTGGGACGACCCGGCGACCCGCGAGGCCATCGACCGGTACGTCGCGGGCGTGCGCGACGACGCCCCCTGGTGCCCGTCGAACATCGAGTTCATCCGCCGCGTCAACGGCCTGGACACGGTCGACGACGTCTTCCGGACCGTTTTCGACGCCGAGTACCTGGTCCTCGGCCTGGGGGACGTCTACCTCGGCGCGCCCGTCGCGACCCCGCTGGACCCCCGGCACCGGCTGGTGACGACCAAGTACAACCCGGCCCGCACCTGGACGGCGGCGAACTCGGTCGGCATCGGCGGCGCGTACCTGTGCATCTACGGCATGGAGGGTCCTGGCGGCTACCAGTTCGTCGGCCGTACGACCCAGGTGTGGTCGCCCTGGCGCCAGCGCGGCGCCTTCGAGGCGGGCAGGCCCTGGCTGATGCGCTTCTTCGACCGCATCAAGTGGTACCCGGTCGGCGCCGACGAACTCCTGGAGCTGCGCGCAGACATCGTCTCCGGCCGGTTCGTCCCGAGGACCGAGGAGGGCACCTTCTCGCTCTCCGCGTACCGGGACTTCCTCGACGCGAACGCCGTGCCGATCGCCGCCTTCCGGGCCCGGCAGAGCGCGGCCTTCCAGGCCGAGCGCGACGCCTGGGAGACGGCCGGCGAGTTCGCCCGAGCCGAGGCGGCGGCCGAGACCGTCCCGTCGACAGGGGAGGTCGAGGTGCCCGAGGGCGGCCGGCTGGTCGAGGCCGACTTCACCGCCTGCGTCTGGCAGGTCAACGTCGAGGTCGGAGACCGGGTGTCGGCGGGTCAGCAGCTCGTCGCCCTGGAGGCGATGAAGATGGAGTCCCCCGTGACGGCCCCCGCCGAAGGCGTCGTCGCGGAGATCCTGATCAGGCCGGGAAGCCAGGTCGAGGCCGGTACCGCCCTCGTCGTCCTGGCCCCCGTTGTGACGGTGGAGGTGACCGCATGA
- a CDS encoding urea amidolyase associated protein UAAP2 — protein MTATSLPGRVVSDDTVPARAAWSAVVRKGQLLTLTDLYGNQAADFLLYDAHDTTLRYSAPDTIQAQGNVFLTTGSVLLSNDHTPLMTVVEDTCGRHDTLGGACSKESNTLRYGHHTWSQHACVENFLAEGARHGLGKRDLVSNINWFMNVPVEKDGTLGIVDGISAPGLKVVLRAETDVLALLSNCPQINNPCNGFDPTAVRMTITEPGASDEDGTR, from the coding sequence ATGACCGCCACCTCCCTGCCCGGCCGCGTCGTCTCCGACGACACCGTCCCCGCCCGCGCCGCCTGGTCCGCCGTCGTCCGCAAGGGGCAGCTGCTGACCCTCACCGACCTGTACGGCAACCAGGCCGCCGACTTCCTGCTCTACGACGCGCACGACACCACCCTCCGCTACAGCGCCCCCGACACGATCCAGGCCCAGGGCAACGTCTTCCTGACCACCGGGTCGGTCCTGCTCTCCAACGATCACACCCCGCTGATGACCGTCGTCGAGGACACCTGCGGACGGCACGACACCCTCGGCGGAGCCTGCTCCAAGGAGTCCAACACCCTCCGGTACGGCCACCACACCTGGTCGCAACACGCCTGCGTGGAGAACTTCCTCGCCGAGGGCGCCCGACACGGGCTCGGCAAGCGCGACCTCGTCTCCAACATCAACTGGTTCATGAACGTGCCGGTCGAGAAGGACGGCACCCTCGGCATCGTCGACGGGATCTCGGCCCCCGGCCTGAAGGTCGTACTCCGCGCCGAGACCGACGTCCTCGCCCTGCTCTCCAACTGCCCCCAGATCAACAACCCCTGCAACGGATTCGACCCGACGGCCGTGCGCATGACGATCACCGAGCCCGGCGCGAGCGACGAGGACGGCACCCGATGA
- a CDS encoding urea amidolyase associated protein UAAP1, translating to MTASTYGAREHARAQEGTTAEAMPVLPASDWPEPPPGVGADDVVWAETVAGGNYTHKVLARGTELRLTDLTGDACAHLLLHSADRPWERLNTADTVKVLWNAYLGEGHLLLSDQGRVLASVVADTSGRHDALTGTSSLARNTARYGDGTPQSASPAGRELFTLAALKNGLAPRDLPPSVSFFQGVRIAEDGTTAFTGSAGPGASVTLRAEQDLTVLLANVPHPLDPRPEYTCGHLQVVAYRSRPTAPGDALWDATPEGRRAFLNTVDHLTARGLA from the coding sequence ATGACCGCGTCGACGTACGGCGCGCGCGAACACGCCCGCGCCCAGGAGGGCACGACGGCCGAAGCCATGCCGGTCCTCCCGGCGAGCGACTGGCCGGAACCTCCGCCGGGCGTCGGAGCGGACGACGTCGTCTGGGCCGAGACCGTGGCGGGCGGCAACTACACCCACAAGGTCCTCGCCCGGGGCACCGAGCTGCGGCTGACCGACCTCACCGGCGACGCCTGCGCGCACCTCCTCCTCCACAGCGCCGACCGCCCGTGGGAGCGGCTGAACACGGCCGACACCGTCAAGGTGCTCTGGAACGCCTACCTCGGCGAGGGGCACCTGCTCCTCTCCGACCAGGGCCGAGTGCTCGCCTCCGTCGTCGCGGACACCTCCGGCCGGCACGACGCCCTCACCGGCACCTCCAGCCTCGCACGCAACACCGCCCGGTACGGCGACGGCACCCCGCAGTCCGCCTCGCCGGCGGGGCGCGAGCTGTTCACGCTCGCCGCGCTCAAGAACGGCCTCGCTCCGCGCGACCTCCCGCCGTCCGTCTCCTTCTTCCAGGGGGTACGGATCGCCGAGGACGGCACCACCGCGTTCACCGGATCGGCCGGCCCCGGCGCGTCCGTCACGCTCCGCGCCGAACAGGACCTCACCGTCCTCCTCGCCAACGTGCCGCACCCGTTGGACCCTCGCCCCGAGTACACCTGCGGGCACCTCCAGGTCGTGGCGTACCGGTCCCGCCCGACCGCCCCGGGCGACGCCCTGTGGGACGCCACCCCCGAAGGGCGCCGGGCCTTCCTCAACACCGTCGACCACCTCACCGCCCGGGGGCTCGCATGA
- a CDS encoding TetR/AcrR family transcriptional regulator produces MSTPKPPASRRVGRPRAQERPAGGSEPRDEVLAAAAELFTTRGYTATSTRSIAERAGLRQASLYHYFDGKEAILAELLEGTVRPSLEVAAGLVSRTEASPEARLWALCQSDATLLCEGPHNLGALYLLPEVGTERFAAFHRLRSELKSCYTGLLATTAPGTDLAPEELALRADLLFGLTESVILIRRADPDRDPGALARATADAALRVAGVAPRSLARLRREGQGLLAARS; encoded by the coding sequence GTGAGCACGCCGAAGCCGCCCGCCAGCAGGAGAGTCGGCCGCCCACGGGCCCAGGAGCGCCCGGCAGGCGGCTCGGAGCCGCGCGACGAAGTCCTCGCCGCGGCGGCCGAGTTGTTCACCACCCGCGGCTACACCGCGACCTCCACCCGGTCCATCGCCGAACGCGCGGGGCTGCGACAGGCGTCCCTGTACCACTACTTCGACGGCAAGGAGGCGATCCTCGCGGAGCTGCTGGAAGGGACCGTCCGCCCCTCCCTGGAGGTGGCGGCCGGGCTCGTGTCGCGCACGGAGGCGTCTCCGGAGGCACGCCTGTGGGCACTGTGCCAGTCCGACGCCACCCTGCTGTGCGAAGGGCCGCACAACCTCGGCGCCCTCTACCTGCTGCCCGAAGTCGGGACGGAGCGCTTCGCCGCCTTCCACCGGCTCCGGAGCGAACTCAAGTCCTGCTACACGGGGTTGCTCGCCACCACCGCGCCCGGTACGGACCTCGCCCCCGAGGAGCTGGCGCTCCGTGCGGACCTCCTCTTCGGGCTCACCGAGAGCGTGATCCTCATCCGGCGCGCCGACCCCGACCGCGACCCCGGGGCCCTCGCCCGGGCGACGGCCGACGCCGCGCTGCGGGTCGCCGGCGTGGCGCCGCGCTCCCTGGCGCGGCTGCGCCGCGAGGGGCAGGGGCTCCTCGCGGCGCGGTCCTGA
- a CDS encoding amino acid permease: MTTDPTPPASPPPGGAGALASFGYPQELRRRMGRYASFAAGFSFISVLTTVFQFFALGYSFGGPLFFWTWPAVLVGQLLVAACFAELAARMPIAGAIYQWASRLGSPAFGWYAGWIMVTGRIVVVAAAALALQVVLPAVWPGFQVVGGDPSPTTTSGAANAALLGLVLLALTTLLNVLDNRALSAVNTIGVTAEIGGVVLIVTLLATHAERDPGITLHTGGQGGLITALLVGSFTAAYVLIGFESASEMSEETVNPRRTAPRTTLTALTTSGVCGGLLLLGGLLAAPSLTDGRLATEGLGYVLTSTLGDGLGRILLANVAVAICAATLAIQTSATRMLFSMARDGALPRSAALARVPRRTGMPGTAAVTVGVGAALLLLLNLASPQAFLAIGTTCIAMVYLAYAMVTGPMLVRRLRGEWRPPADDERDELGRTLFSLGRWGLPVNALAVAYGLFMTVNLAWPRAEVYDPEGGHWYFRWFTVLVLAATLTAGAAYRGYRRRRDVPGQGATARPEPEPEPVRG, translated from the coding sequence ATGACCACCGATCCCACACCACCGGCATCTCCCCCGCCCGGGGGCGCCGGCGCGCTCGCCTCGTTCGGCTATCCCCAGGAACTGCGGCGGCGGATGGGGCGGTACGCCTCCTTCGCCGCCGGGTTCTCCTTCATCTCCGTGCTGACCACGGTCTTCCAGTTCTTCGCCCTCGGATACTCCTTCGGCGGGCCGCTCTTCTTCTGGACCTGGCCCGCCGTCCTCGTCGGGCAGCTCCTCGTCGCCGCCTGCTTCGCCGAACTCGCCGCCCGCATGCCCATCGCCGGGGCGATCTACCAGTGGGCGAGCCGGCTCGGCTCCCCCGCCTTCGGCTGGTACGCGGGCTGGATCATGGTGACCGGACGGATCGTGGTGGTCGCGGCCGCCGCACTCGCCCTCCAGGTCGTGCTGCCCGCCGTCTGGCCCGGCTTCCAGGTCGTCGGCGGCGACCCGTCGCCCACGACGACCAGCGGCGCCGCCAACGCCGCCCTCCTCGGCCTCGTCCTGCTGGCGCTCACCACCCTGCTCAACGTCCTGGACAACCGCGCGCTGTCGGCCGTCAACACCATCGGGGTCACCGCCGAGATCGGCGGCGTCGTGCTGATCGTCACTCTGCTGGCCACGCACGCGGAGCGGGATCCCGGCATCACCCTGCACACCGGCGGGCAGGGCGGTCTGATCACGGCGCTTCTGGTGGGATCGTTCACCGCCGCATACGTGCTGATCGGTTTCGAGAGCGCGAGCGAGATGAGCGAGGAGACCGTCAATCCCCGGCGCACCGCGCCCCGGACGACCCTCACCGCCCTCACGACCTCCGGCGTCTGCGGCGGACTGCTCCTCCTCGGCGGCCTGCTCGCCGCGCCCAGCCTCACCGACGGCCGGCTCGCGACCGAGGGCCTCGGTTACGTGCTCACCAGCACCCTCGGGGACGGGCTCGGCAGGATCCTGCTCGCCAACGTGGCGGTCGCCATCTGCGCGGCGACCCTCGCCATCCAGACCTCGGCGACCCGCATGCTCTTCTCCATGGCCCGCGACGGCGCCCTCCCCCGGTCGGCGGCGCTGGCGCGGGTTCCGCGACGGACCGGGATGCCCGGCACGGCCGCCGTGACGGTCGGCGTCGGCGCGGCACTGCTGCTCCTGCTCAACCTCGCCTCCCCGCAGGCGTTCCTCGCCATCGGCACGACGTGCATCGCGATGGTGTACCTGGCGTACGCCATGGTCACCGGACCGATGCTGGTCCGGCGGCTGCGGGGCGAGTGGCGGCCTCCGGCCGACGACGAGCGGGACGAGCTCGGCCGCACGCTGTTCTCCCTCGGCCGCTGGGGACTTCCCGTCAACGCGCTCGCGGTCGCCTACGGACTCTTCATGACGGTCAACCTCGCCTGGCCGCGCGCCGAGGTGTACGACCCCGAGGGCGGCCACTGGTACTTCCGGTGGTTCACCGTCCTGGTCCTCGCGGCCACGCTCACGGCAGGGGCGGCGTACCGCGGGTACCGCCGGCGTCGGGACGTCCCGGGGCAAGGAGCCACCGCGCGGCCCGAGCCGGAGCCGGAGCCCGTACGCGGCTGA
- a CDS encoding DEAD/DEAH box helicase yields MSESARAGAWQQDCVSEASGATSAMPAVASFAPLGLPTEVLQVLDEHGVTVPFPVQAAALPNALAGRDVLGRGRTGSGKTLAFGLGMLARTAGRRAQPKEPLALVLVPTRELAQQVGEALTPYAEALRLRLATVVGGVSIGRQAAVLRDGAEIVVATPGRLHDLIERKGCRLGRVRITVLDEADQMCDMGFLPQVTEILDQVRPDGQRMLFSATLDRDVDQLVQCYLREPAVHSVDPSSSAVSSIEHHVFVVHGPDRYALTTEIAARDGRVLLFLDTKHGVDQLTRHLRASGVAAAALHSGKSQPQRTRTLAQFKNGQITALVATNVAARGLHVDDLDLVVNVDPATDPKDYLHRAGRTARAGRSGTVVTLVVSGQRRETSQVVADAGVAPKVTEVRSGEAELSRITGAKAPSGKPLDGGSAVPRPKNHNVPFGGLGSTKDAKSGSGGRSSSRKSSEARKLAEARKAARVRRGG; encoded by the coding sequence GTGAGCGAATCAGCACGTGCCGGTGCTTGGCAGCAGGACTGTGTGTCCGAGGCGTCGGGCGCAACTTCGGCGATGCCCGCCGTGGCCTCCTTCGCACCGCTGGGACTGCCGACCGAGGTTCTGCAGGTGCTCGACGAGCATGGTGTCACTGTGCCCTTCCCCGTCCAGGCGGCGGCGCTGCCGAATGCGCTCGCGGGACGGGACGTCCTGGGCCGGGGCCGCACGGGATCCGGCAAGACGCTCGCCTTCGGCCTGGGGATGCTCGCCCGGACGGCCGGGCGGCGCGCGCAGCCCAAGGAGCCGCTGGCGCTCGTTCTGGTGCCCACCAGGGAGCTGGCGCAGCAGGTCGGTGAGGCGCTCACCCCGTACGCCGAGGCACTGCGGCTGCGGCTCGCGACCGTGGTGGGCGGCGTGTCCATCGGACGGCAGGCCGCCGTGCTGAGGGATGGCGCCGAGATCGTCGTCGCCACGCCCGGTCGGCTGCACGACCTCATCGAGCGCAAGGGCTGCCGACTGGGACGGGTGCGCATCACGGTCCTGGACGAGGCCGACCAGATGTGTGACATGGGGTTCCTGCCGCAGGTCACAGAGATCCTGGACCAGGTGCGTCCCGACGGGCAGCGCATGCTGTTCTCCGCCACCCTCGACCGCGACGTCGACCAGCTGGTGCAGTGCTACCTGCGCGAGCCCGCCGTCCACTCCGTGGACCCCTCGTCCAGCGCGGTCTCCTCGATCGAGCACCACGTCTTCGTCGTGCACGGCCCGGACCGGTACGCCCTGACCACGGAGATCGCCGCCCGGGACGGCCGCGTCCTGCTGTTCCTGGACACCAAGCACGGCGTCGACCAGCTCACCCGGCATCTGCGGGCCAGCGGCGTGGCCGCCGCCGCCCTGCACAGCGGGAAGTCCCAGCCGCAGCGCACCCGGACCCTGGCCCAGTTCAAGAACGGGCAGATCACCGCGCTGGTAGCGACGAACGTCGCCGCACGCGGCCTGCACGTCGACGACCTCGACCTCGTGGTCAACGTCGACCCGGCCACCGACCCGAAGGACTATCTGCACCGCGCGGGCCGCACGGCCCGGGCCGGCCGCTCCGGCACCGTCGTGACACTCGTCGTTTCGGGACAGCGTCGCGAGACGAGCCAGGTCGTGGCGGACGCCGGCGTCGCCCCCAAGGTCACCGAAGTGCGGTCCGGCGAGGCGGAGCTGAGTCGGATCACCGGCGCCAAGGCCCCCTCCGGAAAGCCTCTCGACGGCGGGTCGGCCGTACCGCGCCCCAAGAACCACAACGTGCCGTTCGGCGGCCTGGGCAGTACCAAGGACGCGAAGAGCGGTTCCGGTGGCAGGTCGTCGTCCCGCAAGAGCAGCGAGGCCCGCAAGCTCGCGGAGGCCCGCAAGGCGGCCCGGGTGCGGCGCGGCGGCTGA